In one window of Kosmotoga pacifica DNA:
- a CDS encoding carbohydrate ABC transporter permease: MAKMYYEKKRSFKYAFIFLLPGLALLITFIIIPFLSAFYLSFTNQRLITRLPTKFIGLANYKKMLGDDLFWKGLANIFKFVVIVVPFQTVFALALALLVNKRINFTKFFRTVYFMPTVTTMVVVAVVWTFLYNPEGLINLFLQKISFGAWQPVDFIKNENWAFPAIMFMSIWQGVGFQMLIFLAGLQEIPISLYEAATIDGANNWQKFRRITLPQLRNTTAFVIISTTILAFRLFDQVKVMTDGGPNGATYTVVLHIFNMGFRRQYIGYASALTVVFFLLVLAISIVQRFVLREEREVS, from the coding sequence ATGGCCAAGATGTATTACGAAAAAAAACGGAGCTTTAAGTATGCTTTCATTTTCCTTTTGCCAGGCCTTGCTTTGCTTATAACTTTTATTATCATTCCCTTCCTTTCAGCTTTTTATCTGTCCTTCACGAACCAACGATTGATCACAAGGTTGCCTACTAAGTTTATCGGCCTGGCAAATTATAAAAAGATGCTAGGCGATGATTTATTCTGGAAAGGGCTGGCAAATATCTTCAAGTTCGTTGTTATTGTTGTTCCGTTTCAAACGGTATTTGCCCTTGCACTGGCATTACTTGTGAATAAGCGTATAAATTTCACAAAATTTTTCAGAACGGTGTATTTCATGCCGACTGTTACCACGATGGTTGTTGTAGCCGTTGTATGGACCTTTCTCTATAATCCTGAAGGACTTATAAACCTGTTTCTTCAAAAGATCAGTTTCGGAGCCTGGCAACCCGTGGATTTCATAAAGAATGAGAACTGGGCATTCCCTGCGATAATGTTTATGTCCATCTGGCAGGGTGTGGGGTTCCAGATGCTCATATTCCTCGCAGGCCTTCAGGAGATTCCCATATCGCTTTATGAAGCAGCAACGATAGACGGCGCCAATAACTGGCAAAAGTTCAGAAGGATCACACTTCCCCAATTGAGGAATACCACGGCTTTTGTGATAATTTCAACCACCATACTCGCTTTTAGACTCTTCGATCAGGTTAAGGTCATGACTGATGGCGGTCCAAATGGAGCAACCTATACGGTGGTTCTACATATATTCAACATGGGTTTTAGAAGGCAATACATTGGTTATGCATCTGCCCTGACAGTGGTGTTCTTCCTGCTTGTCCTTGCTATTTCAATAGTGCAGCGTTTCGTTCTCAGAGAAGAAAGAGAGGTATCATAA